The Verrucomicrobium spinosum DSM 4136 = JCM 18804 DNA segment AAAGCACCACCTACAAAGTCATAGACATCTTGGAAGACAGCGCTGTGATATCACCCCTCAAAGCCGATGGCACCCCCGATGGCGAGTTGGTGGTCAAAAAGGGCTGATGCAACAGGGGTTCTCTTTCAACGATTTTTTAAAAATTGAACTCGCCAACGAACGCCCGATTTGAATAAACTCCGCCGAACACAATTATACGGCTCTCAACACTCCCTAATGACACGCATCAACCGATCACAGCCTATGAAGCAAACCGCGTATGTATGTATGACCCTTGCACTTTGCTCCGGCGCGGGATTTGCCGGCAGCCAAGGTGGCCCCAGTGGCTCCGCGTCTGGCATTGCCCAGCGTGAGCTGGCCCGTCGTGAGGCCCGGGTCCAAGAGGCGCAAGCGGCCATGGAGCGCGGGGACAAGCTGTTCGCAGAAGGCGACTACGAGGGCGCGCTCAACGAATACAAAGCTGCTCTGGACTTGCTGCCTGATGCGCCCATGACGGCGTCCTTGCGGGATGCTGCGACCGCCCGGTATTGCGATGCCGCTGTCGAACTCGCTCGCGAACGGGCCAAGAATGGCCGTTATGCTGAAGCCAAGGCTCTTCTCAACGACGCTTTGGCCCGCAACCCTGATCATGTGAAAGCCAAGAAGTTGCTGGTAGAGCTGGACGATCCGGTCCGCTATGAGCCGGCTCTGACGCCCGAGCACGTGAAAAACGTGGGGGAAGTGGAGCGCCATCTACAGATGGGCTACAGCTACTACAACATCGGCGACTACGACGCGGCGATTCGCACGTTTCAAGACGCTCTCCGCATCGACAAGTACAACGGCGCTGCCCGTCGTGGTATGGAGCGCGCTGAGCAGAAGCGCTCGGAGTACTTTGACACCGCACGGGATCACCAGCGCGCCAAGATGCTGAATGCGGTGAACGCAGGCTGGGAAGACCAAGTGCCTGTCGTGCTCACGCAGTCCGCTGTAGATCCCTTCGTCGGTGGTGCTGACGGTTCCCGCTATTACACGGAAAAGATGCAGCGCATCATTTTCCCTGCGGTGCAGTTCCAGGGTGCGAGCATTGATGAGGCCATCGAATTCATGCGCATCAAGAGCCGTGACTTTGACACGGTTGAGCGTGATCCGAGCCGGAAGGGTGTGAACCTGATTCTGAAGGCCGGTTCGACCCCTTCCACAGCACAGATCAGCCTTGACCTCAAGGATGTGCCCATGGTGGAAGCCCTCCGCTACATTACGGAACTGGCCGGGATGAAGTACAAGATCGAGCCCTTTGCCGTGGTGGTGGTGCCGCTCTCGGACGTGGGTACCGAGCAGTACACCAGAAACTACAAAGTGCCCCCGTCGTTCCTGAGCCTGGGCCAGGAAGGTGCTGGTGGTGGTGCCGCAGCTGCCCCAGCTGATCCCTTCGCGGCAGGTGGTGGTGCCGCTCCGGCGCTCAATCGCAAGGCAACGGCCTTGGAGATTCTCAAGGCTCAGGGCATTCAGTTCCCTGATGGTTCCTCCGCTGTGTTTGTCGCTGCCACATCGCAGCTCATCGTTCGCAACACTCAGCCAAACCTCGACCAGGTTGAAGCTTTCGTGGAAGGTCTGACCAAGCAGGTTCCGCAGCAGATTTACATCACTACGAAGTTTGTGGAAGTCAGCCAGAAGAACACCGACGAACTGGGCTTTGACTGGCTCATCGGCGGCTTCGACATCGGTGGCCGAGCCTTCGGTTCCGGTGGCACGACAGGCAATTCCTCAAACGGCCCAGTGAGCTCTTCGAACTATCCGTTCAGCCAGAGCGGCGTCCCCATCGGACAGAACCCGGTGACCGCTGGTCTCCGCTCAGGTACCTCTGCCATTGCGGCAGACTCGATCGACGGCCTGATCTCCGGCCAGAGTTTGGTTTCCAGTGCTGCTCCTGGTGTGTTCGCCCTCGCTGGTGTCTTCACCGACCCGCAGTTCCAGGTAGTCATTCGCGCTCTTAGCCAGAAAAAGGGTGTGGACCTCATGAGCGCCCCCAGCGTGACGACCCGTTCTGGTCAGCGTGCTACGGTGGAAGTGATTCGTGAATTCATCTACCCGACGGAGTTCGATCCGCCGCAAATTCCGCAGAGCGTCGGTGCCACAACGACCACTGGAGGCGTCGGCTTGG contains these protein-coding regions:
- a CDS encoding Amuc_1098 family type IV pilus outer membrane protein, with product MTLALCSGAGFAGSQGGPSGSASGIAQRELARREARVQEAQAAMERGDKLFAEGDYEGALNEYKAALDLLPDAPMTASLRDAATARYCDAAVELARERAKNGRYAEAKALLNDALARNPDHVKAKKLLVELDDPVRYEPALTPEHVKNVGEVERHLQMGYSYYNIGDYDAAIRTFQDALRIDKYNGAARRGMERAEQKRSEYFDTARDHQRAKMLNAVNAGWEDQVPVVLTQSAVDPFVGGADGSRYYTEKMQRIIFPAVQFQGASIDEAIEFMRIKSRDFDTVERDPSRKGVNLILKAGSTPSTAQISLDLKDVPMVEALRYITELAGMKYKIEPFAVVVVPLSDVGTEQYTRNYKVPPSFLSLGQEGAGGGAAAAPADPFAAGGGAAPALNRKATALEILKAQGIQFPDGSSAVFVAATSQLIVRNTQPNLDQVEAFVEGLTKQVPQQIYITTKFVEVSQKNTDELGFDWLIGGFDIGGRAFGSGGTTGNSSNGPVSSSNYPFSQSGVPIGQNPVTAGLRSGTSAIAADSIDGLISGQSLVSSAAPGVFALAGVFTDPQFQVVIRALSQKKGVDLMSAPSVTTRSGQRATVEVIREFIYPTEFDPPQIPQSVGATTTTGGVGLGSSTAAFPVTPTTPTAFEMRPVGVRMEVDPVIGPDGYTIDLNLAPEVTEFEGFINYGSPINTASTDALGNPTTVTLTENRIEQPVFSTRKVTTAVTVWDGQTVAMGGLIREDVQDVEDKVPILGDIPILGRLFQSKAEDHFKRNLMIFVTAKLIDPSGEPIRKPAPTPVAPTAPPPVSMDGGPGLVPAINP